The following proteins are encoded in a genomic region of Gemmatimonadota bacterium:
- the murD gene encoding UDP-N-acetylmuramoyl-L-alanine--D-glutamate ligase: MNLKGQRVTVMGLGLFGGGVGAVRFLVRKGAVVTVTDLRPEKDLRASVRALNGLPIAFKLGGHKETDFRKTDLIVANPAVPRSSRYLKIAESAGVPITSEICLFVERCPAPIIGITGSSGKTTTTALIGEMLKQKDKRTQIGGNIGGSLLDELDLLHADVPIVLELSSFQLDRLGDLPWSPHIAVTTNFAPNHIDVHGSLQAYRKAKQQIVMHQTKGDWTIVNGEDAEVSRWTGAGQRVVFAVEGEGDVFVREGKIQHAISGDTRTVCSVDTISLRGRHNLANALAATGAAVISGVSEENIAEVLQTFQGVPHRLEQVAKVNGVLYVNDSIATSPDRTRTALMAFDKPIVLIAGGYDKGIAFDDLGVVIAEKVAHLIVMGETGDAIAATAKGKTSIHRVENLEEAMGCATDLAQAGDVVLLSPASASYDQFRNFEERGQRFREWVEKLQRNANPAKSG, from the coding sequence GTGAACCTAAAAGGCCAGCGCGTCACAGTAATGGGATTGGGATTATTTGGCGGGGGCGTGGGAGCGGTGCGTTTTTTGGTACGCAAAGGCGCGGTGGTGACAGTGACGGACTTGCGCCCTGAAAAAGACCTGCGCGCTTCAGTACGCGCCCTGAATGGATTACCCATCGCCTTTAAACTGGGGGGACATAAGGAAACGGATTTTCGGAAAACAGATTTAATTGTCGCCAATCCCGCGGTACCCCGGTCATCGCGATACTTGAAAATCGCAGAATCTGCGGGCGTACCCATCACATCGGAAATCTGCCTATTTGTCGAACGCTGTCCTGCGCCCATAATCGGCATAACGGGCAGCAGTGGCAAAACCACGACAACTGCGCTCATAGGAGAAATGCTCAAACAAAAAGACAAACGCACGCAAATCGGCGGCAATATTGGGGGATCGTTACTCGATGAGTTGGACCTGCTACACGCCGATGTACCCATCGTACTGGAATTATCGAGCTTTCAACTCGACCGATTGGGAGATCTGCCGTGGAGCCCCCACATCGCTGTCACAACCAACTTCGCGCCAAATCACATCGACGTTCACGGATCTCTACAAGCGTATCGAAAAGCCAAGCAACAAATCGTCATGCACCAGACAAAAGGCGACTGGACGATTGTCAACGGAGAAGATGCCGAAGTATCTCGTTGGACGGGCGCCGGGCAGAGGGTGGTATTCGCCGTTGAAGGCGAAGGGGATGTATTTGTCCGCGAAGGAAAAATTCAACATGCTATCAGTGGCGATACGCGAACCGTCTGCTCTGTCGATACCATATCCTTGCGTGGTCGGCACAACCTCGCCAACGCACTGGCGGCTACGGGTGCAGCAGTCATAAGCGGCGTATCTGAAGAAAACATCGCCGAGGTCTTGCAGACATTTCAGGGGGTACCGCACAGATTGGAGCAAGTAGCAAAAGTCAACGGCGTTCTCTATGTGAACGATTCAATAGCCACGAGTCCCGACCGCACGCGGACAGCACTCATGGCATTTGACAAACCGATCGTGCTGATCGCTGGCGGCTACGATAAGGGAATTGCATTTGACGATTTGGGAGTGGTGATAGCGGAAAAGGTCGCACATCTGATTGTGATGGGCGAAACCGGGGATGCGATTGCGGCAACTGCAAAAGGGAAAACCAGTATTCACCGCGTAGAAAATTTGGAAGAAGCGATGGGCTGTGCAACGGATCTCGCACAAGCTGGCGATGTGGTATTGCTATCGCCAGCATCGGCGAGTTACGACCAGTTTCGCAATTTTGAAGAGCGCGGCCAGCGATTTCGAGAATGGGTGGAAAAATTGCAACGAAATGCAAACCCCGCTAAATCTGGATAG
- a CDS encoding MoxR family ATPase yields MPEASPHEDLQAVEQLKTAYDQIVAEIGKVIIGQREIVDQLLIALLCGGHCLLVGVPGLAKTLLISTLARALDLSFSRIQFTPDLMPSDITGTELLEEDQTTGHKAFRFVKGPLFANIILADEINRTPPKTQAALLQAMQEHEVTAGGGTFRLEEPFFVLATQNPIEQEGTYPLPEAQLDRFIFNLWIDYPTQEEERAIVKATTGAQTHDVQPVINAEQIRNLQQLIRKVPVADHIVDHAVDLVRKTRPQNADTSIGNMLRWGAGPRASQCLILGAKARAVLSGRFAPSIDDVSFVAKPVLRHRLVTNFNAEAEGITPVDLIDQLLEE; encoded by the coding sequence ATGCCCGAAGCATCGCCTCACGAAGACCTCCAGGCAGTTGAACAATTAAAAACCGCGTATGACCAGATCGTCGCCGAAATTGGCAAAGTCATTATTGGACAGCGGGAAATCGTCGATCAACTACTCATCGCCCTCCTCTGCGGGGGCCATTGTTTGCTCGTAGGCGTGCCCGGCCTTGCCAAAACACTCCTCATCAGCACCCTCGCGCGCGCCCTTGACCTGTCTTTTAGCCGCATCCAATTTACCCCCGACCTCATGCCTTCAGACATCACGGGCACAGAACTCCTCGAAGAAGACCAGACCACCGGACACAAAGCATTTCGCTTTGTCAAAGGTCCCTTATTTGCCAACATCATCCTGGCCGATGAAATCAACCGCACCCCGCCCAAAACCCAGGCAGCCTTATTGCAGGCCATGCAAGAACACGAAGTCACCGCCGGGGGAGGAACCTTTCGCCTCGAAGAACCATTCTTTGTCTTAGCCACCCAAAATCCCATCGAACAAGAAGGCACCTATCCCCTGCCCGAAGCCCAACTCGACCGCTTCATATTTAACCTGTGGATCGATTATCCCACCCAGGAAGAAGAACGCGCCATTGTCAAAGCCACCACAGGTGCCCAAACCCACGACGTACAGCCCGTAATTAACGCCGAACAAATTCGCAACCTCCAGCAACTCATCCGCAAAGTTCCAGTAGCCGATCACATCGTAGATCACGCAGTGGATCTCGTCCGCAAAACCCGCCCTCAAAATGCAGACACATCCATCGGCAACATGCTCAGATGGGGCGCCGGCCCACGCGCATCCCAATGCCTCATCCTGGGCGCCAAAGCGCGCGCCGTACTCAGCGGACGCTTTGCACCCTCTATAGACGACGTCTCTTTTGTCGCCAAACCCGTCTTGCGCCATCGCCTCGTCACGAATTTCAACGCCGAAGCCGAAGGCATCACCCCGGTCGATCTCATCGATCAATTGTTAGAGGAATAG
- a CDS encoding asparagine synthetase B, with amino-acid sequence MSPAAIGGGSANVGKILIPMDVSQTDHLKAYGIAYWALQQGHPVEWLLNYRGGSFLIDNHETIAREARIRAVSFQAISAAQATRIYADIESGNMNRMRLEKAPRIAVYTPPNKQPWDDAVTLALTYAEIPYTTLWDEEVLSGKLENFDWLHLHHEDFTGQYGKFYRSHGHTLWYRQQQAGFKALAGKLGFAKVSHLKGAVAQAIYNYVAQGGFLFAMCSATDTFDIALAARGIDIVDSVYDGDPADPQARQKLDFSRTVAFENFNLVMDPLEYEHGDIDLSPIEMSQIKNADIDAFSLFEFSAKYDPVPTMLTQNHTPIVPGFLGQTTAFRKNRIKKSVTIMGDIPGTDHVKYIHGNIGKGTFTFYAGHDPEDYQHFVNDPPTQLALHKNSPGYRLILNNILFPAAKKEKRKT; translated from the coding sequence ATCTCCCCAGCGGCGATTGGTGGCGGAAGCGCGAACGTCGGCAAAATTCTCATCCCCATGGACGTATCGCAAACAGACCATCTCAAAGCCTACGGCATTGCGTATTGGGCATTGCAACAGGGTCATCCCGTCGAGTGGTTGCTCAACTATCGCGGCGGTTCCTTCCTCATCGACAACCACGAAACCATCGCGCGCGAAGCCCGAATACGCGCCGTCTCCTTCCAGGCCATCTCAGCCGCACAGGCCACGCGCATCTACGCCGATATTGAATCCGGCAACATGAACCGCATGCGCCTTGAAAAAGCTCCTCGCATCGCGGTCTATACCCCCCCGAACAAACAGCCCTGGGACGACGCCGTCACACTGGCGCTCACGTATGCGGAAATTCCCTACACCACATTGTGGGACGAAGAAGTCCTCAGTGGCAAACTCGAAAACTTCGATTGGCTGCACCTGCATCACGAAGACTTCACGGGACAATACGGCAAATTTTATCGCAGCCACGGCCACACCCTCTGGTACCGCCAACAACAGGCCGGATTCAAAGCCCTCGCTGGCAAATTGGGTTTTGCCAAAGTCTCCCACCTCAAAGGCGCGGTTGCACAGGCCATTTACAACTACGTCGCACAGGGTGGATTTCTCTTTGCCATGTGCTCGGCCACCGATACCTTTGACATTGCCCTTGCCGCGCGAGGAATCGACATCGTCGATAGCGTTTACGACGGCGACCCCGCAGACCCACAGGCGCGTCAAAAACTCGATTTTTCACGCACAGTAGCCTTTGAAAACTTCAACCTCGTTATGGACCCCCTCGAATACGAACACGGCGACATCGACCTGTCGCCCATTGAAATGAGCCAGATCAAAAATGCCGATATCGACGCCTTTTCACTATTTGAATTCTCGGCAAAATACGATCCCGTGCCCACTATGCTCACGCAAAACCACACACCCATCGTCCCCGGCTTTTTGGGCCAAACAACGGCCTTTCGCAAAAATCGCATCAAAAAATCCGTCACCATTATGGGCGACATACCCGGCACCGACCACGTCAAATACATCCACGGCAACATCGGGAAGGGCACATTCACATTTTATGCGGGACACGACCCGGAAGACTATCAACACTTTGTCAACGACCCGCCCACGCAACTCGCACTGCACAAAAATTCGCCTGGCTATCGCCTCATCCTCAACAATATTCTCTTCCCGGCGGCGAAAAAAGAAAAACGCAAAACCTGA
- a CDS encoding HigA family addiction module antidote protein, with the protein MKTPITPGEILLEDYLKPMGISQNAMACAIGITPQTINEIVHARRPITPAMSIRFGAFFGQSDEFWHGLQVEYNFRKLVSEKQRLTAGIRPASTLSHIT; encoded by the coding sequence ATGAAAACACCTATCACCCCCGGTGAAATTCTACTGGAAGATTACCTCAAGCCAATGGGGATTTCACAGAATGCCATGGCCTGCGCCATCGGTATTACACCGCAGACAATCAACGAAATCGTTCACGCCCGACGTCCAATCACGCCAGCCATGTCAATCCGCTTTGGTGCCTTCTTCGGCCAGTCCGACGAATTTTGGCACGGACTTCAGGTCGAGTACAACTTTCGCAAACTGGTCAGCGAAAAGCAGCGGCTTACTGCAGGCATCCGCCCAGCCTCAACCCTGAGCCACATAACTTAA
- a CDS encoding tetratricopeptide repeat protein has product MRKRQRTNKRINESTNKRINESTTEFVVTLGGGVGFVYSSMNCWRSCTPLRLFAILLLCVGIATASTETEQINAAIQRAIALEAKKDFTSAIYIYRGLYIQHPHRADLLMRLESALSRAGRHDEVAVLFRQRLSSVPNDNNARLRLGIALFELGQIDSAAASWEPLLQKATNTHPFAIIADRYRKRNLDKRAEQTYRRARIALQDTKLFARELAELAERRAHYPDAVREYLIWIRQNPQYRAHVEARLRDMAQNGDQHAEVFGLLSSPKDQTDLSLLIEYALPAGFVAQTLDLLLSPNAPTDNNWNYLFRIAHYALDNENPTTAIAAYRAICDRADRSDHLARAQLGLGKAYQLANRPAEAQNHYSDLITRHPNRAEADEARFLVGIILRDHHNDAGGAQQAFQNLIQTHRRSTWRYKALFALAEGHLQADNTDKTRLIYHQIIAERATASEATEARFRLAELHFLSDQIDQAQTLLDAVLKTDVNRDIINDTIALSALLQEGQRADATLLSAYASACLKLRQKDQNGALHAFETLHRAHPQSFLADRLLDHQAKIYTDQKRYPQALQTYRKLIATQPHSPLSPAAHIAQGAIYDKYLGQYYDAQKIYETLLVNYPTSLEADIARERLRSLRQKIQTLEKTKEAG; this is encoded by the coding sequence ATGCGAAAAAGACAACGGACGAATAAACGAATCAACGAATCAACGAATAAACGAATCAACGAATCAACGACGGAGTTTGTAGTAACTTTGGGTGGCGGGGTGGGGTTCGTCTATTCGTCTATGAACTGCTGGCGCAGTTGTACACCGCTCCGTCTATTCGCTATTCTCCTCTTATGCGTGGGGATTGCCACGGCATCTACCGAGACCGAGCAGATCAACGCCGCGATTCAGCGCGCAATAGCCCTTGAAGCAAAAAAGGACTTCACAAGCGCGATCTACATCTACCGCGGCCTTTACATCCAGCATCCCCATCGCGCCGACCTTCTCATGCGCCTCGAATCCGCACTATCGCGGGCGGGCAGGCATGACGAAGTCGCCGTGCTATTTCGCCAACGCCTCTCATCTGTTCCAAACGATAACAACGCACGCCTTCGCCTGGGCATCGCCCTCTTTGAACTGGGACAAATAGATTCCGCAGCTGCATCCTGGGAACCTCTGCTCCAGAAGGCGACCAACACACATCCCTTTGCCATCATTGCCGACCGCTATCGCAAACGCAACCTCGACAAACGCGCCGAACAAACCTATCGCCGCGCGAGAATTGCACTCCAGGACACAAAGCTGTTTGCTCGCGAACTCGCCGAACTCGCCGAACGCCGCGCCCATTATCCCGATGCCGTGCGCGAATATCTGATCTGGATTCGGCAAAACCCGCAATACCGCGCACACGTTGAAGCACGCCTGCGCGATATGGCCCAAAACGGCGACCAGCACGCCGAGGTCTTTGGCCTGCTCTCATCGCCCAAAGACCAAACCGATCTCAGCCTGCTCATCGAATACGCCCTGCCCGCTGGGTTTGTCGCGCAAACACTCGACCTTTTGCTCTCGCCCAATGCGCCCACAGACAATAACTGGAATTATCTGTTCCGCATTGCGCACTATGCTCTCGACAATGAAAATCCCACAACCGCTATTGCCGCTTATCGGGCAATATGTGACCGCGCAGACCGTTCCGACCATCTGGCGCGTGCACAATTGGGCCTGGGCAAAGCATATCAGCTTGCAAACCGCCCCGCCGAGGCACAAAACCACTACAGCGACCTCATCACCCGTCACCCCAACCGCGCAGAGGCCGACGAAGCCCGTTTTCTCGTGGGCATCATCTTGCGCGACCACCACAACGACGCCGGAGGTGCCCAACAGGCATTTCAAAACCTGATCCAGACCCATCGACGCAGCACCTGGCGATACAAAGCGCTATTTGCCCTCGCCGAAGGACATCTACAGGCGGACAACACAGATAAGACGCGGCTCATCTACCACCAGATCATCGCCGAAAGAGCGACCGCCTCCGAAGCGACCGAAGCCCGTTTTCGCCTCGCCGAATTGCATTTTCTATCGGACCAGATTGACCAGGCTCAAACCCTGCTCGACGCCGTGCTCAAAACAGATGTCAACCGCGACATCATCAACGACACCATCGCCCTATCCGCGCTATTACAAGAAGGCCAGCGCGCAGACGCAACCCTGCTCAGCGCGTATGCCAGTGCCTGCCTCAAACTGCGCCAAAAAGATCAAAACGGAGCATTGCACGCTTTTGAAACCCTCCATCGCGCCCATCCGCAATCCTTTCTCGCGGATCGCTTGCTCGACCATCAGGCCAAAATTTACACCGACCAAAAACGCTATCCACAAGCCCTTCAGACCTATCGCAAACTCATCGCCACACAACCCCATAGCCCACTTTCCCCCGCCGCACACATCGCACAGGGCGCGATCTACGACAAATACCTCGGCCAATATTACGACGCGCAAAAAATCTACGAAACCCTGCTCGTCAACTATCCCACAAGCCTCGAAGCCGACATAGCACGCGAGCGACTGCGAAGCCTCCGACAAAAAATCCAAACCCTCGAAAAAACAAAGGAAGCGGGATGA
- a CDS encoding DUF4159 domain-containing protein: MRHFILLLLIISASSLAQLQDPPAAFTIARIKYDGGGDWYNGPTEIPNLLAFIRQHTPIRTAEQEAQVALTDEHLFAYPVLFLTGHGNIRFSEEELRRLRLYLERGGFLFANDDYGLDESFRREIKRAFPDKKLVQLPPSFGLFKTPFQFPNGLPKIHEHDGDPPQALGLFHEDRLIVFYNTSSDIADGWDDPDVHNDPPEKRQEALKMGTNVIVWALTH, translated from the coding sequence ATGCGCCATTTCATCCTTCTACTCCTGATAATCTCTGCGTCCAGCCTGGCGCAATTGCAAGACCCGCCCGCCGCATTCACCATAGCGCGTATCAAATACGACGGCGGCGGCGACTGGTACAATGGGCCAACAGAAATACCCAACCTGCTCGCATTTATCAGACAACACACGCCCATCCGCACCGCCGAGCAAGAAGCCCAGGTCGCGCTTACCGACGAACACCTCTTTGCCTATCCCGTTCTATTTCTCACCGGACATGGCAACATCCGATTCTCCGAAGAGGAACTGCGGCGCTTGCGCCTCTATCTCGAACGCGGCGGATTTCTTTTTGCCAACGACGACTACGGCCTGGACGAATCCTTTCGTCGGGAAATCAAACGCGCATTTCCCGACAAAAAACTCGTCCAATTGCCCCCTTCTTTTGGCCTCTTCAAAACGCCGTTTCAATTTCCAAACGGCTTGCCAAAAATCCACGAACACGACGGCGATCCTCCTCAGGCTCTGGGCCTATTTCACGAAGACCGCCTGATCGTCTTTTACAACACGAGTAGCGACATCGCCGATGGATGGGATGACCCCGACGTACACAACGACCCGCCCGAAAAAAGACAAGAAGCCCTCAAAATGGGCACCAACGTCATTGTCTGGGCACTAACGCACTGA
- a CDS encoding aldose 1-epimerase family protein, whose translation MEGMYRFVLTDVERALWTESWTIDESTLPLGTEHTWRVQKAALKGGVQDGVDLIELDNGALSIFIVPTRGMGIWKGTYRGISLGWESPVRDLVNPAFIELNDRGGLGWLKGFNEWIVRCGLDSNGAPGKDIVIDNNGNEAEVFVPLHGKIANIPARYVEIQIDLTPPRRITVLGIVDETMMFGPALRLTTAISTELGSNNFTIADQVTNLNDKPAEMQLLYHCNYGAPLLEEGASIVTSHKTVSPRDPRAEEGFKTFDQCLGPTPGYIEQVYFYELAGNSEGNTSVLLKNAEGNLGSSLHYALKQMPYFTLWKNTAATPDGYVVGLEPATNYPNAKSFERDAGRVITLNGGETQHCDLTIAVHDTKSGVQAAEREIGQIK comes from the coding sequence ATGGAAGGCATGTATCGCTTTGTCCTCACCGATGTCGAACGCGCACTCTGGACAGAATCGTGGACCATCGATGAATCCACCCTGCCACTTGGCACAGAACATACCTGGCGCGTACAAAAAGCCGCCCTCAAAGGCGGCGTACAAGACGGGGTTGATCTCATAGAACTCGACAACGGGGCACTCTCTATATTCATCGTTCCCACGCGCGGCATGGGAATATGGAAAGGCACGTATCGCGGTATCTCCCTCGGCTGGGAATCGCCCGTGCGCGACCTCGTCAACCCGGCCTTCATCGAACTCAACGACCGGGGTGGCCTGGGATGGCTCAAAGGCTTCAACGAATGGATCGTGCGCTGTGGCCTCGACAGCAATGGCGCCCCCGGCAAAGATATCGTAATCGACAACAACGGCAACGAAGCCGAAGTCTTTGTCCCCCTGCACGGCAAAATCGCCAACATACCCGCGCGCTATGTCGAAATACAAATCGACCTGACACCGCCCCGTCGCATCACTGTATTGGGCATCGTCGATGAAACCATGATGTTTGGTCCCGCGCTGCGCCTCACCACAGCCATATCGACAGAACTCGGCAGCAACAACTTCACCATAGCCGATCAAGTCACCAACCTCAACGACAAACCCGCTGAAATGCAACTGCTCTACCACTGCAACTACGGCGCGCCCCTCCTCGAAGAAGGCGCATCCATCGTAACGTCGCACAAAACCGTCTCCCCACGCGACCCACGCGCAGAGGAAGGCTTCAAAACATTCGACCAATGCCTCGGTCCCACCCCGGGTTATATCGAACAAGTTTATTTTTACGAACTCGCTGGCAACAGCGAAGGCAACACATCTGTACTGCTCAAAAACGCCGAAGGCAATCTGGGATCTTCGCTCCACTACGCACTCAAACAAATGCCGTACTTTACCCTCTGGAAAAACACTGCAGCAACCCCAGATGGATACGTTGTAGGCCTCGAACCCGCCACCAACTATCCCAACGCCAAAAGCTTTGAACGCGACGCCGGACGCGTCATCACACTCAACGGCGGCGAAACCCAGCACTGCGACCTCACCATCGCCGTTCACGACACCAAAAGCGGCGTACAGGCCGCAGAGCGCGAAATCGGACAAATAAAATAA
- a CDS encoding UDP-N-acetylmuramate--alanine ligase: MKKQTFFFCGIGGSGMSAIAQVLLHQGHAVRGSDRSYDQGQNADLYARLQALGVVLFPQDGSGVDADVDVLVVSSAVEPTILDVQAGLDRGIAIRKRAEVLADLFHRGTGIAVGGTSGKSTVTGMIGHILNRTGRDPTVINGGMMRDVVQPPRLGNALCGDAELVVIEADESDGTIALYEPTVSVLTNISLDHKPMAELESLFGAFCARARDAVVNLLCARSMALTQGVKRRVTFGVDCEGADVHAADVELLPDGVRCVVNGQACRLRVPGRHNVANAVAAIATCGVLGVSVRDGAEALGNFRGIGRRLEVVGKAQGVTVIDDFAHNPDKIAASLATLKAQPGRVLSVFQPHGFGPTRFLMDGLISAFINGIEGDDLVIMSEIFYAGGTAQKDISSGDLIAQIARAGRRAEYIERREDIVVRLAEEARNGDRVVVMGARDDSLTDFARDILLQIESRVR, encoded by the coding sequence ATGAAAAAACAAACTTTTTTCTTTTGCGGTATTGGTGGCAGTGGCATGAGTGCCATTGCCCAGGTGTTGTTGCATCAGGGTCATGCGGTGCGCGGGTCGGATCGCAGCTATGACCAGGGGCAGAATGCGGATTTGTACGCGCGGTTGCAGGCGCTTGGGGTGGTGTTGTTTCCGCAGGATGGGTCGGGCGTGGATGCAGATGTGGATGTGCTGGTGGTGTCGAGTGCAGTCGAGCCGACGATTTTAGATGTACAGGCGGGGCTGGATCGCGGTATTGCTATTCGCAAGCGGGCAGAGGTGTTGGCGGATTTGTTCCATCGGGGAACGGGGATTGCCGTGGGAGGGACGAGTGGAAAATCGACAGTGACAGGGATGATTGGTCATATTTTGAACAGGACCGGGCGGGATCCCACGGTGATCAATGGGGGTATGATGCGCGATGTGGTGCAGCCACCGCGATTGGGCAATGCATTATGCGGGGATGCCGAGTTGGTGGTGATTGAGGCTGATGAGAGTGATGGTACGATTGCGCTGTACGAGCCGACGGTGTCGGTGTTGACGAATATTTCGCTGGATCACAAGCCGATGGCGGAATTGGAGTCACTTTTTGGGGCATTCTGTGCGCGAGCAAGAGATGCGGTGGTGAATCTTCTGTGCGCGCGGTCGATGGCTTTGACGCAGGGGGTAAAACGGCGGGTGACTTTTGGGGTGGATTGCGAAGGGGCAGATGTGCATGCTGCCGATGTCGAGCTGTTGCCCGATGGCGTGCGGTGTGTTGTCAATGGGCAGGCTTGTCGGTTGCGCGTGCCGGGCCGACACAATGTTGCCAATGCAGTGGCGGCTATTGCCACGTGTGGGGTGCTTGGAGTAAGCGTGCGGGATGGGGCAGAAGCATTGGGTAATTTTCGAGGGATTGGCAGGCGGTTGGAGGTGGTGGGCAAGGCGCAAGGGGTGACGGTGATCGATGATTTTGCACATAATCCAGATAAAATTGCCGCGAGTTTGGCAACGCTGAAGGCGCAGCCAGGGCGCGTGTTGTCGGTTTTTCAACCTCACGGGTTTGGTCCAACGCGGTTTTTGATGGATGGGCTGATTTCGGCATTTATCAATGGGATAGAAGGAGATGATCTGGTGATTATGTCGGAGATTTTTTATGCCGGTGGGACAGCGCAAAAGGATATTTCGTCGGGGGATTTGATCGCTCAGATTGCGCGTGCTGGACGGCGGGCTGAGTATATTGAAAGACGCGAGGATATTGTTGTGCGTTTGGCGGAGGAGGCCCGGAATGGCGACCGGGTTGTGGTGATGGGCGCGCGGGATGATTCGCTGACGGATTTTGCAAGAGATATATTATTACAGATTGAGAGCAGGGTGCGATGA
- a CDS encoding LD-carboxypeptidase, with product MSLPPELQPGDTVGVIAPSGSFERERLAPGLTFLRAKGFDVREGTSLYAQERYLAGTDRARADDVNAMFADGDVKGIFVARGGYGAARILEFLDWTSIAQNPKVLVGLSDTTALQLAIFARTELVTFSGFLLCSDVTVEGVQEETDKALWEAVCSHRFEGVGLTPLRGGEVNGPFIGGCLSLVASLVGTRFFPVLDGAVLVLEDVNEPPYRVDRMLNQLAMAGVFDRVAGVVFGEFVDCEPERETEGRIEDVVDDFVARVSCPVFCGLPYGHGKVRRVLPIGLGVRIARDVLEFDL from the coding sequence ATGAGCTTACCTCCTGAATTGCAACCGGGTGATACGGTGGGGGTGATTGCGCCGTCCGGGTCTTTTGAACGCGAGCGGTTGGCCCCCGGGCTGACGTTTTTGCGCGCGAAGGGGTTTGATGTGCGCGAGGGGACATCGCTTTACGCTCAGGAGCGGTATTTGGCGGGGACGGATCGGGCGCGTGCAGATGATGTGAATGCGATGTTTGCCGATGGGGATGTGAAGGGTATTTTTGTCGCGCGCGGCGGGTATGGAGCAGCCCGCATTTTAGAGTTTTTGGATTGGACATCTATTGCCCAAAATCCAAAGGTGCTGGTGGGGTTGAGCGATACGACGGCGTTGCAGTTGGCGATTTTTGCGCGAACGGAATTGGTGACATTTTCCGGGTTTTTGCTATGTTCGGATGTGACGGTAGAAGGTGTCCAGGAGGAGACGGATAAGGCATTATGGGAAGCGGTGTGTTCGCATCGGTTTGAGGGCGTTGGTTTAACGCCTCTGCGCGGTGGGGAGGTGAATGGTCCATTCATTGGGGGATGTTTGTCACTGGTGGCGTCGCTGGTGGGTACGCGGTTTTTTCCAGTACTCGATGGTGCGGTGCTGGTGCTGGAGGATGTGAATGAGCCGCCGTATCGCGTGGACCGGATGCTAAATCAGTTGGCGATGGCCGGGGTGTTTGATCGGGTCGCAGGTGTGGTGTTTGGGGAATTTGTGGATTGCGAACCCGAGCGCGAGACAGAGGGCCGGATCGAGGATGTGGTCGATGATTTTGTTGCGCGGGTATCCTGCCCGGTTTTTTGTGGTTTGCCCTATGGGCATGGCAAAGTGCGGCGGGTACTGCCGATTGGTCTGGGTGTGAGGATTGCACGAGATGTGTTGGAATTTGATCTATGA
- a CDS encoding M48 family metalloprotease codes for MKKIPLILIIALTMSCAVINKLNLLTPEQEVELGRQASREVERSVRLYRDPLVRAYIDSLGQALVRASRLSQFRYYFKVVDAPEVNAFALPGGFIYVNLGLIKAAGTESELAGVIGHEIGHVEMHHGAKKISQQYGLAVVVDVISGSGDPSLKRKVIAQLLGFGGGLGVLSYGREAERESDKFAVHCMVNADVDPEGIARFFETLLKLHKREPKGVEAWFSTHPPTQSRIDFVRSEIAKLPNTAGLKKTSARFEQIRARIGGGKGS; via the coding sequence ATGAAAAAAATACCCCTGATATTGATCATTGCCTTGACGATGTCATGCGCGGTGATAAATAAGCTAAATTTGTTGACGCCCGAGCAAGAGGTGGAGCTTGGCAGGCAAGCCTCGCGAGAGGTGGAGCGGTCCGTGCGATTGTACAGGGATCCGCTGGTGCGCGCTTATATAGATAGTTTGGGTCAGGCTCTGGTGCGGGCGTCGAGACTGTCACAGTTTCGATATTATTTTAAGGTGGTCGATGCACCCGAGGTGAATGCATTTGCTCTGCCAGGGGGATTTATATATGTGAATCTCGGGTTGATTAAAGCAGCTGGGACCGAGTCGGAACTGGCCGGGGTGATTGGGCACGAGATTGGGCATGTGGAGATGCATCACGGGGCTAAGAAAATCTCACAGCAGTATGGTCTTGCTGTTGTGGTCGATGTGATATCCGGGAGCGGGGATCCATCGTTGAAGCGAAAGGTCATCGCCCAATTATTGGGATTTGGCGGAGGATTGGGCGTGTTAAGCTACGGACGAGAAGCAGAGCGCGAATCCGATAAGTTCGCGGTACATTGCATGGTAAATGCGGATGTTGATCCCGAGGGCATAGCGCGTTTTTTTGAGACGCTGTTGAAGTTGCACAAACGGGAACCCAAAGGGGTCGAGGCGTGGTTTTCGACCCATCCCCCAACGCAATCTCGCATTGATTTTGTCCGATCTGAAATTGCCAAACTTCCGAATACCGCAGGCCTTAAAAAGACATCCGCGCGATTCGAGCAAATTCGCGCCCGCATCGGCGGAGGTAAAGGCAGTTAG